CTTGTCAAAAATATTAGGTAGAAAAGTGAACATTCATCTTACTGTTAGAGAGAAGGAGAAAGAAGAATTCACACCAAAAATAAAGGCTGTTAAGAAAGAAAAGATAAGTGAAAATGAAGTTGTAGAGTTATTAAAAGCTGAATTTGATGCTGAGTCAATGGATTAATTCTAAAGATATATTGATTTTATAATAATTTTAAAAAGGAGAATGTTTTGAATTACCACTCAACAACAGTTGAAAACCTTATAAATGAATTAAAAAAATTACCAGGGATTGGTCAGAAGACTGCCCAGAGATTAACTTTTTTTATATTATCAGTTCCGAAAAAGGAAGCAATTAGTCTTGCACGAGCAATAGTTGATTTAAAAGAAAAAACAAAGCAATGCAGGATTTGTTTTAATGTATCAGATAAGGAAATCTGCAATATTTGTAAGGATGAAAGAAGGGATGAAACTGTTATTTGTGTTGTAGAAAATTCCTGGGATGTGATAGCCTTAGAAAGGTCAGGGCAGTTCAAAGGATTATATCATGTTTTAGGTGGAGCCCTTTCACCAATAAATAATATTGGACCTGGTGATATTAGAGTGAAAGAACTACTTAACCGGATTAAAGAAGATAAAATTAAAGAAGTAATAGTTGCTACTAACCCCAACATTCAAGGTGACATAACTGCATTATATATAGCCAAACTGTTAAATCCCTTGGGGATAAAGGTTACCAGGATAGCAAGAGGGCTTCCAGTTGGTGGAGATTTAGAGTATGCGGATGAGGTTACATTGGGGAAAGCAATAGAGGGAAGAACAGAAATAATATAATTTTATTGATTAAGGTTAATTATTTTAAGATATAATTTAAAAACTTTTATTAAGAAGCCCATATATATAATAAAAAATGATAAAAATAGCTTTATAATATGAGGATTTAAAAGTTTTAGATTTAATAAAAATGAAGGAGAAAAATAATGAAAGAAAAAGAATTTGAAAAAATTGAAGAGGAAAGAAGCGAGTTCAAAATATATGGAAAAATTATTGAGAAAGAAACGGGAAATGGAATATCAAACTTAATAGTTAAGGCAGTCGACAAAGATTTAATTTATAATGATATTTTGGGGGAAGTAATTACTGACAAGAATGGTAATTTTGAAATTAAGTACAGTGAAGAAGACTTCAAAGAATTTTTCCTTGATAAGGAGCCAGATATCTATCTAACTATAAAGAATCCAGGTGGAGAAGTAATTTATACAACTGAAACCAGAGTGATATATGATGCTCTTGAGACTGAAGAATTTGTTATAAAAATTTCGAAAGATTTAATTAGTAGAAAGGGAGAAAGATAAATTGAAAGATTTAATTGAGATAAGATGGCATGGCAGGGCAGGTCAAGGAGCTGTTACTGTGTCGAAGATGTTAGCTGAATCAGCTATGGGCGAAGGTTATCATGTTCAAGCATTTCCAGAATATGGAGCAGAAAGAATGGGTG
This portion of the Actinomycetota bacterium genome encodes:
- the recR gene encoding recombination mediator RecR — encoded protein: MNYHSTTVENLINELKKLPGIGQKTAQRLTFFILSVPKKEAISLARAIVDLKEKTKQCRICFNVSDKEICNICKDERRDETVICVVENSWDVIALERSGQFKGLYHVLGGALSPINNIGPGDIRVKELLNRIKEDKIKEVIVATNPNIQGDITALYIAKLLNPLGIKVTRIARGLPVGGDLEYADEVTLGKAIEGRTEII